Part of the Arachis hypogaea cultivar Tifrunner chromosome 6, arahy.Tifrunner.gnm2.J5K5, whole genome shotgun sequence genome, TGCCAAGCTTGGAAAGCAATGCAGCTTCAGAAGAGCCAACCTTGTCACCCTTCTTAATAAGTTCTACAGGGGTGATAATTTCGACAGTACCCTTGTTAATCTTAGTTGGAATGTTCAGCACCTGAATTGGAAGACTGATATAAGCAACAAACCAACAAtcagaataaattatataaacaaaaacaaaattacatACCTGGAAGAAAGAGGTCTGTGAGGGGTCAAGCCCTGTGTTGCCCGGAGGAACAACAACATCAATCGGAGCAACCAAACCAACACGAGCCGGTGCTCCAACCTGTTGATATAACAAACATACAAGACTAAGTTCAACATGCAGTACAGAAAATTATAATAGATTCAAGGAAATTGGTTTCAAATATCATTAAAAGCATCAAATTCACTGGGTAAAAGTACACCACAACAAACAAAACATCCCACCAAGTGAAGTAGTATCATGAGTTGAGAAGTTTAAATTAACGAAGATCAAGACCTTCATTCCTATAAGACTACTACATAAAATCAACAAGCTTGAAGAAATGCAAGTGACATTACTAAACCTTTATGTACACGTCCAAACATCAAAACAAAGTTGAAACTTTTGACAGTTAATTCCAGGTAAAAGATAGCAATGAAAAATAAGAAACCATAAGAGACCTACTGAGTATCTTCTTCTATAAGCAACGCAGAACACATTCAAGACAAAACTAATGCTAGCAAGTCAACACCAAACAGAGCCTAACAATCATTAATTAAATGGTATTACTAATAACACAAATATAAGAACCAAAGAACAGTTAAATCACCTTGTACTTAGCAACCTCTTCGCTAACCTCCTTCAAGTCACCTTTAGTGAAGATCAATCCCACGTTTCCCTGGTTCAACAAACATAATATTAGAAATAATTTCGCAACATTTATCTCAAAAGTGTAAAACCCTAAACCAAATGAAAGTTTACAATCTTCtcaaaaatagaaaacagaaatgaaagAGTACTAATTTCGGGTTCCACTTACAACAAGAAGGGGGATAAGGCTGAGATACACATTGTTTCCAGTACTCTCAGCGTGCATCCTAACAGAACGCTTCATCATGGTGTTCTTGCCCATAAGAACAATGGAATCACCACGAAGACCCCTGCGAATGTTCTGGAGCTGGTTAGATCCAACGTTATCGGCATTGACAACAAGGATCTGAGTGTATTCCTCGAGAAGCTTGCAGAGCTTAGCATCGTAAGCGATCTTCTTCTCAGCCTTGGTAGGTTTTGGTGCCATTTTTGATGGTGATGAAGATTGCGAGTTtcgaagacaaagaaaaagaggtGCAAAATCGAGGGCCAAGACGAAGCGGTGGTGCTATGTCAAGGCGGACAGCGAAACGGCGCCGTCTCTTTAACCTCCTCTCTTTGTAAAGGAAATGCTAGGGTTTTGAGGGTGCTACTCAGACTGAAGAGGGAGTCACGTGAGAAATGGAAACGCTTTGTCTTGTGTTTATATACACATCTCTAAGGAGTTTTTTTTATAGGCCCAATGGGCTTATTCACAATACCCTTAACGGATAATGGGCTTAAgaccaaaataaaaaacaaaatagatTAATCTAGTGGTTATCCATTAGTTTACTTAAATAAGTAACGGAAGTTCGAATTTTTCACATTGTACATGCAGCAACTCATTAGTTAGTGACAAATGTTTAAATGGAGCTCCTGATGCATGACAGAGTTAGTCTTTAACCTGTCGAATTGGGAGATAccgtgaaaaacacaaaaatacacaaacaAGCAATGATGTTTCCTTTTTTTAGTGGTATTGTTCGATTCAATATATCAAAGACTAATCCATTGCGGATTTGAATTCTATTTTATGGAAGCTATTAAGTGATTTATtttgctaagtttggtgtaatTTTTAACTAGTTTTATGTGAATACAATTAAACAATTTTAATCATAAAATACAAACACCTTTTTTGTAAACTATTTCAAGTATTAATTTAATACAATTTTTCAGCTTTTTTAATAAAACCATCAAaaagcctaaaacatcttggtaTCATATAAATTTTAATCCCAAGGCACATAACCTTATCTAATGAGATGGGCTTGCTTGGATGCTTTACTAAACACTAAGGCTAGTAGTATCTATGaatgaaaattgaaaatagaGATGTAATTAAAATATGGAAGTAAATATGATGATGACTGCTACTAATATGTAGGAAATTATTGGAAGTTTGGCAATTATAATTAGTATTAGGAATTTAGGATTTAGTTAATTACTATTTCTCCACTTTATATTATAGATGAGATGATGATGAATTTGTGCTTGTCCACTGCCATTGTTTTGTAACTATGAACAAACATGACAATAGATTcccaaattaaacgggtacaagaaATCAGCCATAAAGGACGAAGGTAAAGCACAAGCCACTTCACGTCTTCACCCCATGCTTCAAAACCTTGTCATGTATGTATTCATTGATTTCATTCCATGGCACAAAAATGGGTATGCCGGGCCCCATCTTATTcatatattttccttttttttttttaaatgtttgatttataaatatatatcctTTAATAGTATTTTACCTCTCTAAActctaatactaaaaaaaaaaaaaaaactaacctcTTTGACTCTTTCTAAGTGTATTACTCCGTAACGAGTGTTTTCATTTATAAAGTGACTTTACTAAACCatagaaatgaaaaagaaactgAGCTGTGGGGTTTAAAATAGATTACCACATACTTTGCTTACATTCCTTGCCATACGAAATGTGATAATAAGGCACTTGTCTTTTTTATTGTGCCTAGTTGGAACTGAGTCAAGCTAATTCATGAGCTAGTTTGAGTTCAACTTGTTAATAGTTTAATAAGTTAAGCTCCTGAGCTGGTGGGACGAATTTGAGTTTGAAATTGAGTTCATATATTAGATTAACCGAACTTAAACTTGCATAAGTTCAGTTTATTAACTCATGAGTTgtctcgattatatatatatatatatatatatatagatacattttttattttgttatatttaagttataatatttttgtttattttattattagttaaatgGATGATGAAATCGAAC contains:
- the LOC112755866 gene encoding large ribosomal subunit protein uL10; amino-acid sequence: MAPKPTKAEKKIAYDAKLCKLLEEYTQILVVNADNVGSNQLQNIRRGLRGDSIVLMGKNTMMKRSVRMHAESTGNNVYLSLIPLLVGNVGLIFTKGDLKEVSEEVAKYKVGAPARVGLVAPIDVVVPPGNTGLDPSQTSFFQVLNIPTKINKGTVEIITPVELIKKGDKVGSSEAALLSKLGIRPFSYGLVVLSVYDNGSVFSPEVLDLTEDDLVEKFAVGVSMVTALSLAISYPTLAAAPHMFINAYKNVLAVAVETDYSFPEADKVKEYLKDPSKFAVAAVAAPAAAAGGAPAAAAKEEEKKEEPAEESDDDMGFSLFD